The Bacteroides ovatus genomic interval CATGATATTCTTCCAATGGAAGGAAAGAGCTTACTTCCTATCTTCAAGACCGGACATCGCAAGGGACACGACTATCTGGGTTTTGAACACTTCAACGAACGTGCTTTTCTTTCCAATGATGGCTGGAAACTGGTTCGCCCGAAAAATAACTCTCAATGGGAATTGTACAATCTGAATGAAGACCGGAGCGAGCAACATGATCTGGCTGCTAAATATCCGGAGAAGGTGGCAGAAATGTCAAAAGCATACGAAGCATGGGCGAAGCGTTGCATGGTAGAACCTTACCCAGGACAAAAAAAGAAATAACTGTCATTCCATTTAAAACGGAATGAATAGAAACATTGAAAGAATAATGGGGATGAAGGATTCCGGATCAGGAATAACTTCATCCCCATTAATAATATCTGCTATGAGGTTATCTACAACAAGAGCTATTGCTCCGCTTGCCCGATTGTAGAATACTTCATACTTCCTATTTGTCCATCCTTACTCATCGTTTCCGCCTGAATAATCACCGGAGTGGAATATTGGTTATTATAACATTCAATCACAGCTTTTCCATTTTCATCTGTCCGTACAGACGGATTCCAGTAGAGCGTCCGTCTTTTATCCACTTTATCCATATACAATTCTTTGGTCGGGTAGGCAGGTGAATAATATTCCAGTGCATGAGTATATCCCTGAATGACTGTTTGCCGGGTACCAAGTACGGCAGTCTGACTTTTGTTCAATACATCGCGTCTGGGTAGGGGAATCAGGTAGAAAACACTGTATTTATCCAGTTTGCTGATATCCACTCCCGTGCTATCGGTTACTTCAGACATTTTTGTATTTTGGATGATGTCGTCATCAATGCCTCCGGTTCCTTTGCTGATGATGATAGAAGCCAATCCATCCACTTCGGTCAACATCATTTGAGTTTCTGTCTCGGATAAAATGTGGTTATCCATAATATAGCAGATCGGTTTCTGCCGATAAGTAAGCTTGTCATTGCTACGATCCCAATCGAATTGCGGACTTAACTTTTCCATTAATTCCGGAATAGTTGTGACAATCTTCCCATTGTCACGTAATAAATCTACAGAGCGGCGTACGTCGTAATAAGCGTCGATGCTTTTCTCATTGATTTTAGTAGCCATATTACTTCCTTGCCGGCGTTTGCTTTTTATTTCCACTTCATCTAATACATAAAGCCCTTCTACTTTCCGGATAGAATCCATGTATAGAGAATCAAAATTCTCGGCTTTTTGTTGCCAGTGGGTCAAGTCCTTCCATTCAGGATGAAGCTCCTTGTAGCCGTAGGCTCGGGGAGCAGGTGAGAAATTACGGTCGATCAGGATGGATGCATCCTTGTTGCGTTCTTTACCGACTTTCCGGGTTTGGATCACCGCTTCCGTGGTTCCTTCAAAGTCTTCTACAGGAATGGTGAAACGACCGTTTTCATCGGTCACGGTTCCTCCGGTGATAAATTGGTCATCTTTCTTCACTATCACACTAAGCGCTATATCTTTCAGTTTATTTTTGAGGATCGTTGATTTAACCTGTCCGTTCAACACTAATTGAGCTTCCGGTAACTGCAACGGAGTGAAAGGAGCAGTAGAAATGGCTTGGCTCATGTCATATTTACGCCATCCATGCACCATTAATAATATATCCAGTTCCGTTTGCTTCCGGGGAGACGGCGATGCAAAATAATAACCGGGCTGATGGATATATCCTTTTAAATCAGATGTTAACAGCAAATCAGTGAAGATGTTGTTATCATACTCCAGATAATCTGACCGGACGGCATCCCGGATACTGACCGATACATCTCCCGATATCGGTTCTCCTTTGGCATTCTTTACCTGTAACTCACAACGAATAGGAGCGTAGGGAGTATACACCTCTTTCAGGCCCTCTGCGGATAGTTGTAGAGGAGCACGTGGATTGGAAAAGACAAAACGCTCGCATAACGTATTACCAGCCCGGTTGATGAGGCTGACTTGCAGTACGCCTGCCGGTAGTTTGCGGGTAGGCAGAATGAACTCTTGTGGAGCGTCCGCCCGGCAACTAATCAATTGATGAACATACGGCCGTCCCTGATGACTGATAAATACAGCCAATGTATCTTGAGGAGTGGCGGCATTGCAGGATACTTTCACCAAAAGGGCACCGGCATTGTTGACAGTACTCAATACATACCCGTTAGGCAACGCCTGTGGAAGGGTAAATTCATATTTCTTTCCTTGAAAATCGACTTTGGCAACAGCCGGTTGTGCAGAAGGTGTATATTCAAAATGCCCCATTCCATCGTGCAAAGTCTCGAAAGAAGTGATTTCTGCTCCTTCTTTGGTATAGATCATTCCTGATAATTCTATATTCCCTTCATCTTTACTCTCCGCCTTGAAAGCCACTTGCGAAGTCACTCCTTCCACTAATTGCCCTCCTTCGGGAAAAAAGCGCACACTTAACTTCTCCTTTGTTTCCGACGGACGGTTCTCCATTGACGAACTAAGTTCGTAAGTTGTGATACTACGTTCCAGCTTATCACTATTCGCAAGTTGATAAATCGGGAAAGTACGTGAGAAATACTGCGGTTCGTTGAAAGCAAGCATCCAGCGGGTATAGGCACGTACCTCATAATAGCCGGATAACATGGAACGGGGAAGAACGAATTGTCCGTTCCCTTCTCCCTGCGTCAGTTTGATGATTTGTTTATCTGCTATATGTCCTGTCTGATCCACCAGTTCTACATACAGAGGGCGGCTGATCTGACTGAAAATCTGTTGTTCGGCAAGAGTGACATAAGCCTTAAACCAGATCGTATCTCCAACATAATAACTGGTATTGTCAAAATGCAAATACGCTTTCTCTCGTGGAAAGTTGTTGGCAAATGTCTGTGCTTGGTTCATGTATTGTTGGAATATAACTTTGGCAGGAGGAATCTCTCCCCATGCTATTGCTAGTGATAAGCAAAAAGAAAGAAGAAAAAGAATTCGTTTGTTTTTCATTTCAATAGGTTTTTAACTAAAATGCAAAGTTAGAATATATTGACCTAAAAATAGAAAACTAATTGTTCAATAAAGGAAAAAAACTATTCAGAGTAGAAATAAAAGTTCATGGACGCAATGTATATCTGTTGGATAGCATATATACCTGATTTTGTTCTTTATTGATTAGCATTTTTCCTTCCTTTTGCATAAACTTCCCTATTTTTGTTTTCCAGATAATTGATAATACTATGGTAAAGAAGAATTTCTTAATGACTGCCCCCTTACTGATGGCATCGTTTTGTTCGGCACAGGAAAAGCCGAACGTCGTACTGATTATGGTAGATGATATGGGTTATTCCGATATCGGCTGCTACGGTGGAGAAATACTGACCCCTAATATTGATGCATTGGCATCCAAAGGAGTACGTTTCACGCAATTCTACAATACTTCACGTTCATGTCCCGCCCGGGCTAGTTTAATGACAGGACTATATCAACATCAGGCAGGTATCGGTCAGATGTCCGAAGACCCGTTTAAAAATCCCGGCCAGAAGAGTCCGAATGATTGGGGAGTGCCGGGATACAAAGGATTCCTCAACCGCAATTGTGTCACAATAGCCGAAGTTCTGAAAGAAGGCGGCTACCATACCTATATGGCAGGTAAATGGCATCTGGGAATGCATGGAGAAGAAAAGTGGCCCTTGCAACGGGGATTTGAACGCTTCTACGGAATTTTGGCAGGAGCTTGCAGTTATCTCCGTCCATCGGGAGGACGCGGCTTGACCCTTGACAATACAAAACTTCCGGAGCCGGAAGCACCCTATTATACAACAGATGCATTTACCGATTACGCAATCCGCTTTGTTGATGAACAGAAAGATGACAAACCTTTCTTCCTATATCTGGCATTCAACGCTCCTCACTGGCCGTTGCAGGCAAAAGAAGAAGATATTCAAAAATTCACGAAGATCTATCGTGAGAAAGGATGGGATGAAATTCGTGAAGCAAGACGCAAACGGATGACTAAGTTGGGAATCATTGATCCGAACACAGAGTTTGCCGAATGGGAAAATCGGAAATGGGACGAACTGACAGAGAAGGAAAAAGATGAAGTAGCCTACCGGATGGCCGTTTATGCAGCGCAGGTGCATTGTGTAGATTATAATGTAGGAAAACTGCTGGACTACCTGAAGAAGAATCATAAACTGGATAACACGCTTGTCATGTTCTTGTCCGACAACGGTGCTTGTGCCGAGCCATACGCTGAATTGGGAGGCGGGAAAGTGTCTGAAATCAACAATCCGGCTTGTAGTGTGTTCCCTTCTTACGGAAGAGCATGGGCACAGGTTTCCAATACTCCGTTCCGTAAATACAAA includes:
- a CDS encoding arylsulfatase — protein: MVKKNFLMTAPLLMASFCSAQEKPNVVLIMVDDMGYSDIGCYGGEILTPNIDALASKGVRFTQFYNTSRSCPARASLMTGLYQHQAGIGQMSEDPFKNPGQKSPNDWGVPGYKGFLNRNCVTIAEVLKEGGYHTYMAGKWHLGMHGEEKWPLQRGFERFYGILAGACSYLRPSGGRGLTLDNTKLPEPEAPYYTTDAFTDYAIRFVDEQKDDKPFFLYLAFNAPHWPLQAKEEDIQKFTKIYREKGWDEIREARRKRMTKLGIIDPNTEFAEWENRKWDELTEKEKDEVAYRMAVYAAQVHCVDYNVGKLLDYLKKNHKLDNTLVMFLSDNGACAEPYAELGGGKVSEINNPACSVFPSYGRAWAQVSNTPFRKYKCRSYEGGISTPLIVSWKSNLKNKKGEWCRVPGYLPDIMPTILEATGAAYPETYHGGNKIYPLVGSSLFPAIQKKADSIHEYMYWEHQNNRAIRWGNWKAIRDEKGKEWELYDVVKDRTERNNLAEQHPEVLTKLVAEWEKWANANFVLPKHPKK